Part of the Pomacea canaliculata isolate SZHN2017 linkage group LG11, ASM307304v1, whole genome shotgun sequence genome is shown below.
ATGGTTATTGTGAAGCAGATATTAGCGTAAATTGTAAGGCAGTAAGAAACTGTATCAGGGTTTGGTGTTTATTCAGGTTGCCAGAGTGTTAGTCACGCACGGTGCACACATTGATGTTGCTGATATTGTCAAGTTTTCTCCTCTTCATATTGCCTGTTATTTTGGTCATGAGAAGGTAAGTAACTGGAAAATGTTATTCAAGGCTAATCTGCctgcaaaataatttcattgGCTGGGATTCTAGTTCTGAAATCTACTTGTGTTGAAAGAATAGAAGGTTTTcaatattgtcattttcttctgtaattttttttttggtaaagttaTAAACGAGTTCTTATAATATGACTAAAGCAAACTTGCTGTTGGAGCAATGTCTCATTAACTTGCTTTAAGGCATTATGTTCAGCCCCTATGAACATTTAGTTGCACAAAGCAGAATGCTAAAATCAACTAAGAAAAACTTTGTGTTAGCACATTATATAGTAATGAGAAATCTATCAAAAGCTAGCATGATGGACATAAAAGGTGATTTATCActggaagaaatgttttcaaaatgctCCAAATGATCGTCTTTATTTGGGGATGGggtaataaacaataacaaagtaaaTGTAGTAGGCAAGGAAATTTTACTGCCACTGAAATGTTtgaacaaaagcagaaaattatgaaataaaatcttttataaacAGAGAGATAGCCACaatgaataaatttgttttttgatgCAAATTTTAAAGAAGTAATCCTTATGGGAAAAAGACCAACCTTACTGATGGCTTATAATATGGAAATATAGCAGTAATAGTCATTGACTTTTTATTCTGTCAGTTTCTAAGGAAAAACTACAATATTCTTAAgcataatatttttctaaaacatgAGTTAACATCAGTTTGAGCAGCACTTGGCTTGAAATTCATACACTCCTCTAACCAACTGTCTAATTATATTGAGACACATTTAATCTGTCGTAATCTTTAGTTTTTCACTAAAACTGTAGGCTGCAGAGAACCCATCAGTTGTCTCCATTAAAATTacataacaaattttattttgcaactaTGAAGATCCATGCACTTGTCAATAAGGACTTTTAagaaacatattaaaaataaaagttttctgaaaCATAGATAGTAAACAATTGCCTCGTAACCCtccaataaaaaaagaaattatgataGTCTTCAGTCataaaattttcctttgttgggagctcccacaagtaataaaatacagTCACATCTCACACACCCATATTATGGTTGCTTAGTCACACTCATTTATTCCCCCAACAGCAATGATAGTGAGAGgcacacatttaatttttttttattactgggTTACTATAATTTCCATGGAAATCTCTTGGTAAGACTTCCGGTTCATATATGGGACTCTTAACTTGTGGAAGTTGGTAATTAACCCagtcatttaataataatttagcACCAGACTAAAtcttaaagcaaaaaaaaatatttatgaaatattttgttaatttagGTCAAAGCTGACAGTGCTGATTATAGGTTTTATCCACACTATAACGATTTAGAGAAGATGGTAACAgtaaaaattaaacatcttGTTAATTTTCATCTCATATCTTCATACATCATCTTGACATTTATGGTGAATGACACTGTTCTAATGTTAGAACAGTAGTTCGACTTAATAGGTTAGtataaaatattgtgttttgGGATTCTAGGACTGCCTAgctgtttcatttatttgtgagCCATGTTATTCTCATGCAGTCTTATGCCACATAATCATGTGTTATTCAATGCCTTTATTATATAGACATGTTTTTTTCTAGTGTGTGTCCTCAAAGCAGGGTATTTCTAGTGTAGTGAGGCGGCTGGTAGTCCAAcatttgttgttagttttggcaCTCTAAACACATCAGCACCAACCTGCTGGAGCATTGCAAAAAAGGGTGCTTGGTGGGAGAAATGTTTGCTGACACCataacccagcggttctcaaccttttactagtgacgccccctgacgaacaaaggtacgtctgcgcgccccccttagccagcaatgtaagctaatttcactaataccagtataagaaactattaaaaaatgaccatcttcgcgccccccttgtaagcacgtcgcgccccccctggggggggggggtggcacaggttgagaaccgctgccataAACCCACCATTCAGTTACAGTAGCATTAGCTATAaagatattatttacttttgtgtgtattttatatagGCTTCTTAACATGAAATGAAAGGCTGAGTTGAAAGTCTTGCAACATGCTCCTTACTTTTCTGAAAAGACATACTATGCTTTTTAAGAATTGACATCTAAGTGATCATATTGAAAGATTCATTTATCTGGACTGGCATgcacattttttgtgtgcatttgtgtgtccTGATGACAGGTGGTTGAGTTCCTCATTCAAAGTGGTGCAGACATCAATGTCAATGGCAGTGTTGGTGATAGGCCACTTCATCTTGCCTGTGCCAAGGGAAACCTAAAGATTACACAACTTTTAGTGGAAGGCAGAGGGGAAGTTAAGGCAGATGGTTTGTTTGCAGTTATTTTCTCTCCCCTACCTAAGCataatatttgcatatttttattggCATTCATTACTTTTGTACCACTTATGGCTTTGGCCGttgtacttattttttattctttttcaacatttgatttttttttcatgtcatggctttcatattaatattttatattgtcaATCCTATCTTAAGTTCTGCTTTGTCCAGATAATGACTTATAACTGACTGGTACTTTATTTGAGGTTCAATAGGTAAAATGATGTATAATTTCATAAGAGTTTGTCTCTTTTGTTAGTTTTGCTTGTATTGATATCATGCCTGGTAGAAACTGCATATTGTATCTGGTCATCATTCTTTGCATTATTGTGGCGcacataaaagtgaaaatagaaATGGTTGTTTCTTTTTGACACAGTGACATTGTGTGATGATGAGGGGCACAACCCGCTCCACTTCTGTTGCAAATCTGGGCATCTGCTAGTCCTGCACTATCTTCTTGACCATGGTGCCCAGCCTCATGCCACCAACATTTATGGGGACACTCCTCTCCACTTGTAAGTATTAAATCATCTACCTCAGAAATGCTCTAAAAGATTTGTGTTAGTATTTTCTGCAAGAAAAGGAtagtaaaatatctttttttacaGCTGATAAGTTTAATCAGTAAAAGAGATGTAACAGCATGACCTTTTCAGTTTGAAGACAGTTGTAAGCCAGCATAAATTTACTAAAGAACCAATGTTGCGGCTCTATATCTGTTGGTGCAAATATCAGACTAAACAGGTTTGGTGTTATCTTTACTTTTCTGCTTTATATGAGAATATGCTAAACATGAGAAAATGTAATTAGACATGTAACAAACtgtgaataaaaagaaaagacaagaaaaaaaaattattcagtaACTAAATCTAAAAGTCTTGCTAGTGAgggcaaatatttttgtgacaagcTTTGAGTGGAAAATAACAATGGCACTGTTTATTCATTGAATTCACTGTGGATTTGTTTTCAGGGCTTGTTACAATGGCAAATTAGAGATTGCGAAGCAGCTTGTGGCTCTGACAGGATCAGACAGTCTCAAcaaggaaaatgttttcagtgaaACGCCACTTCATAGGTAAATAAATCCACAAGAGCAGAGTTATTACTTCATAGATAGCAAATTCAAACACAGATTTTGTACACCTTTTcataaattttgatttatttgcttttttggggctttttttttttttttaaatacattactCAGATCTTGAAAGTCCCCTTTGAATGTTCCTTTACTTTGTTGGGATTTACCAATGCAAGGTACTATTTGGCAGATTCTAATGAATAATTTGTGTATTGCAGCTATATTTTACGAGTGTGGTCAAATATTTTGTGCAGCGCAGGTACATATGGCAAGAATGTTGAGCTGGTCAAGTTTTTGCTAGACCAGGATTGTGTTGACATCAATTGTCAAGGCAAAGATGGCCACACAGGTTTGTCTCTAATTCTGCTGGCTGACACATTGTTGTCCTCTTGAGAGCATTCAGCTTTTAATAAGTTATTATATACCTCCGATGATCTTATCAAGACTAACATCatcatattttgtttgtggtgtCATACTGAATAGGTTTTGAATAGAAACACCATGCTTGACTTCCTTATTTGGTGAGCAATCATTAAAAGTTAATATTTCTGATTGACAGCTGTTGCACAAACAagctaaaatatatatttatattcttcaaCTACATTTTTGCATGCTGGTGATCTGTAAATGCCTGCTGCAATTTGAAGGCATAATAAGAAACAGATTTATGTGGAGTGTTGGGTTTTTCGTAAGTGAAATCGCCAATAGAAATACAGAATTTGTTAAAGATGTTGACTTGGGAATACTCAGTGGAGAATGGGCAGGAGGAGAGCAGTTGTGAATAGTTTGTGTCTGGTGCTCTTAGCACTGTGTACGTCTGTAATGTAGGTTTTATCTTGACAGAAAAGTGTAACAAGAACTAAGGGCAGTCACCGAacctgagatttttttttatgtcagctCTGCACAGTGCCTGTTATCATGGCCACACTCGAGTAGTGCAGTTTCTGCTGGAAAATGGTGCTGATGTCAACATGGTGGCCTGTGTCAGTGAGCAGAGTGGTGACAGTGAAAAGCGAGAAGAACAGACAGCTCTTATGTGGGCCTATGAACGAGGTGGGCTGATAAGCAATGAGCATGGGCATGTGAATGAGGAGCTAGGTGGATAATGGTTGACATGAATGATGAGTTAGATGGATGTCTTACATGGGTGATGAGAGAGTAGTTAGTCATTAATGAGCATTTTGATCAACAAATACCATGTATTGTTCTTTCCAGAAAaactttataacatttttaacgCTAAAGTTGTATTTGGTCAGGGCATGACGCCATTGTTGTGTTAATGAAACATCACAAGCGACCATCTGATGACTCAGCATGCAATGATTATTCTGGAAGTCTAGATGGTTCTTATGTCTCTGTGCCCTCACCATTAGGAAAACTGCGAAGCATGACCAAAGGTATGTGTACAAACTAGTCAAGACAATGCTTTTAAGATAAGTTGCCTTCAGATTGCATCAtctaagattttaaaaacagtttgtactttattttatagttatatgTACTAATTGCCCActgagataaataaagtgttattttaatatttgtttttaggaaaaaattgtttctactatttatttacagaaaagatTGATGTACTACAGTTGCGTGCAAACCTGCCACACCAATTTCATCTGCAGATCGTTGATCTTGACTTCCATGAAGTTATTGGCTCTGGTTCTTTCGGCAAAGTCTACAAAGGCACATGCAAGGGTCGCACCGTTGCCGTCAAGAGGTCATTCTTGGAACACTGACATCACTTCATCctattgaatattttttatttcattgccaTTCAGCACAGCTTGTGTTATATGCCCTGTTTGTCTTACAAAGCATTTCTATTTGTTCTTTGTAGCCAGCCTAGAGCAGTTCAGATCACAATCACAAAGCTTGATGTGACTTCTAGGAAGTAACTCAGATAATGGTAGAAAAAGTGGTCCCCAGGGGATAAAAATAATAGTTACAGATAACTATATGCCAGCTCTCCATTAGAGATTAATAGCAATCTCTTCTACATCAGTCATTGCAGTGCTGACATTAAGAACTGGATGACTAAAAACAATCCTCAAGAATCCTGACTAGACTGAACATTGCTCATTGGCATTAGGAAGTACCTTCCCTTTCGCTACCTCTCTGACTGGCACCACAATCTTTTTATCCAGTCTTGGCATCACTTTGGATTCTAACTTCTCCATGTAGCCCCATATCTCCTCTGTcgccaaaacttttttttatttttaatctttaacaCCTCTCTGCCAACACTGGTTCTCTGATGTCATCATCAAGCTAGTTGTCTCCCCTCTCTCACTGCTCGATTACTCAGGCCTTCCTTTGACCACACTTCACAAACTTAAGTGGGTTTAAAATGCTGCAGCTCCTCTGGTGCTTTGGGCACAAAAGACTGATCACATCAAACCCTACTTCGCATACTTTACTGTCTGCCTACCACTGACCGTATTACATACAAACTGGACTGGACTGTCCTTGTTATAAATGTCACTATCCGTCTTCTCTTGATTATCTTTTCTTGCTTCTCCATCCAGACTTTATTCAGCATACTTCATTCAGCCGTTGACATCCTGCAGTTTCACATTCTTGACACCATACTCTGCTCCACTGGCCAGCAAATTTTCGCTGGTGCTAATCCCTTTGCTGCTTGTAACACCCTCTATTTGACCTTCTGCCAAGAAGAAGAGTACTACTTGCAACATTGCTTAGCATCCAATTAATCATTTATAATGTTAGTAAATTGATAGTGTCACATTGATTTTGATAGGAGAAttatttccataaaaatatCTGCATGTCTAACAGGTATCGTGCCAGTTCATTTGGAGCCAAATCTGATGTGGATATGTTTTGTCGTGAAGTAGCCATCCTTGCCAAGCTGAACAGTCCATACGTGATCAACTTTGTTGGTGCTTGTTTAGATGATCCCAGTGTAAGTTAGTTAAGGTTTTGGTGTTCATGTTGCtcaataaatgtttgtcaagACTTGTAAAACTTTAGAATAGTGTTTTTAATAAACCAAGAGTTGagatagtttttaaaataaattattataatgatTTTTAACTAGCTCAATGTGGACAAAAAGCAATATGACTGAACATTTAGAATGATAGTGGTagcatgaatttttatttgtttcaacattCACCCCTATTAACCtataataaagacaactatCATTGACACACTATTTTATGGAgcattatttaaacatttaagtgataGGATTTGCAAGAGatatagttctttttttcatgtactaaattcaaattaaaaatggtatctgtaTGCAGTTGAGAGAGCACCTGTCATGAAAATAGTTATGagcagaaattaagaaaaaattatttgcacaatatatacaaacataaagtgccAAACAATGAAATCTTTTATTGGAATATACATTTGATGTCAACTATTACTTactgttgtcattttttattgTAGCTATGAGGATGTTACCAGCTGCAGAAGTGAATTGTATAGAAGGAGTTAATGATGGCAATTTTAGCAAGACATTACAGTAGTTTTGGTTGATTTGGTTGCTGGCATTCGATCAAAGAGTCATTTAGCTTCTGCACATAATATGTTGAGGCTTTGAATAGATGGAAGAATAGATCTATTTTACCACtgaaatcattattttgaaGACAAAATTCGTTTTGCATGAGTTAGATAAAATACCCCTGgatattttcacttttgtatttGGCAGATAAAGCATCTAGGTGACAACttagttataatttttttctgcaacacTATAACAGCTTTCAGAACATTTATTCTGCAACAGTTTCTCATTGTTACACAATATGTTGTTTAAACATCTTGCTTTACTTTGCAGCAATTTGCCATTGTGACACAGTATGTAGCCGGTGGCTCACTCTTCAGTCTCTTGCATGAGCAAAAGCGGTAGGAATCATTGTCATGTTCCTGTGGATAAATTAGTTCACTCTTTTTCATTACAGCTCTCAAGACTTCAAAGGCTACTTATGGAATTTGGAAGAATTCCTTTCCATTCAATGTTTGGAATTGTACTCAGTGggaaatatgttaaaattaataaacataactgatgatgatttaaaaaaacacaaatgtctGAAATAAGCTCAaaactagtaaaaaaaaactgctagcTGTCTTTTCTTGTGTGAATCAGACACAATTTCCTTAATTGACTTGAGGGGCTATGGTAGAAGGTTAAAATGCAGTTATTCAAGTCATTCTTATGGAGGATACTTTATTTATTGGATTATTTTTAAGGAGATAGTAATTGTCATGCATCTGCGCATATAAGACTTATATGGAGTTGTATTGAACTGCAGTCTTGAAATGTTAAGCATCCTAAGCAGTTGTGAATGTTGAGCTATCTGTGCAGGCTGATTGACCTGCAGTCCAAGTTGACCAT
Proteins encoded:
- the LOC112575326 gene encoding serine/threonine-protein kinase TNNI3K-like isoform X3, whose protein sequence is MGDVEQVEALADGGADVNQPGHSDVTSLHIAAMCGHLEVARVLVTHGAHIDVADIVKFSPLHIACYFGHEKVVEFLIQSGADINVNGSVGDRPLHLACAKGNLKITQLLVEGRGEVKADVTLCDDEGHNPLHFCCKSGHLLVLHYLLDHGAQPHATNIYGDTPLHLACYNGKLEIAKQLVALTGSDSLNKENVFSETPLHSAGTYGKNVELVKFLLDQDCVDINCQGKDGHTALHSACYHGHTRVVQFLLENGADVNMVACVSEQSGDSEKREEQTALMWAYERGHDAIVVLMKHHKRPSDDSACNDYSGSLDGSYVSVPSPLGKLRSMTKEKIDVLQLRANLPHQFHLQIVDLDFHEVIGSGSFGKVYKGTCKGRTVAVKRYRASSFGAKSDVDMFCREVAILAKLNSPYVINFVGACLDDPSQFAIVTQYVAGGSLFSLLHEQKRLIDLQSKLTIALDVAKGMDYLHTLTQPIIHRDLNSHNILLDEHGRAVVADFGESRFLRSTEEDNMTKQPGNLRWMAPEIFTQCTKYSVKADMFSFSLVLWELLAGELPFAHLKPAAAAAETAYHNSRPPIGITFPKPIVTLLQNGWHANPDERPEFRDIIPILEECRQSQAVAMLSNVDAAPSLFPTALPMVTDQVDPEGRTTPPLVGHVSALRNHWEMEASRNSVGSAEDGRRRMPFPHLDKNGYVSDPLSTMRFPLSVRDSSPRDDQARESSPKIET
- the LOC112575326 gene encoding serine/threonine-protein kinase TNNI3K-like isoform X2 → MHRSKVIEDLRPKDTDWTELQQACGSGDLSVLRTLLNDENVSETTDAGLGLLHISCVSGASSSQLKFLLRKGVKWSSLTKNQFAPLHLAAYRGDVEQVEALADGGADVNQPGHSDVTSLHIAAMCGHLEVARVLVTHGAHIDVADIVKFSPLHIACYFGHEKVVEFLIQSGADINVNGSVGDRPLHLACAKGNLKITQLLVEGRGEVKADVTLCDDEGHNPLHFCCKSGHLLVLHYLLDHGAQPHATNIYGDTPLHLACYNGKLEIAKQLVALTGSDSLNKENVFSETPLHSAGTYGKNVELVKFLLDQDCVDINCQGKDGHTALHSACYHGHTRVVQFLLENGADVNMVACVSEQSGDSEKREEQTALMWAYERGHDAIVVLMKHHKRPSDDSACNDYSGSLDGSYVSVPSPLGKLRSMTKEKIDVLQLRANLPHQFHLQIVDLDFHEVIGSGSFGKVYKGTCKGRTVAVKRYRASSFGAKSDVDMFCREVAILAKLNSPYVINFVGACLDDPSQFAIVTQYVAGGSLFSLLHEQKRLIDLQSKLTIALDVAKGMDYLHTLTQPIIHRDLNSHNILLDEHGRAVVADFGESRFLRSTEEDNMTKQPGNLRWMAPEIFTQCTKYSVKADMFSFSLVLWELLAGELPFAHLKPAAAAAETAYHNSRPPIGITFPKPIVTLLQNGWHANPDERPEFRDIIPILEECRQSQAVAMLSNVDAAPSLFPTALPMVTDQVDPEGRTTPPLVGHVSALRNHWEMEASRNSVGSAEDGRRRMPFPHLDKNGYVSDPLSTMRFPLSVRDSSPRDDQARESSPKIET